Proteins encoded within one genomic window of Kibdelosporangium phytohabitans:
- a CDS encoding alpha/beta fold hydrolase — protein sequence MRLFVVSVLVSGAVVIPATTAGATGLVWRPCDGSPLECSTLSVPLDYREPNAAKIDIAVSRKRSADPAARRGVLLLNPGGPGASGRGMPLRIGEWAPMGLTDAHDLIGFDPRGTGNSTPNSCRLDDGQLEQTKMLTYPADGGSGIAESVAYAREVAKRCFEHAVDRLPYITTANTARDMVRIRLALGERKISYFGVSGGAYLGAVYTTMFPHQSDRFVLDSVVDPRGVWRGQWRHRGPSGEENFDDFATRAARRHSTYGLGATREAVSDTYLTLADKLDTQSVKEMTGNGLRGFARYGLYGTADYPRPAEVLQAARPGLSRTTCSPRSSWPRSSVSCAATLRTRATSRCTRPRCWPTRRSTRRPTGCRRTSRRARSGPSRSSRPSRSPTVARATCC from the coding sequence ATGAGGTTGTTCGTTGTGAGCGTGCTGGTTTCGGGAGCAGTCGTGATTCCGGCCACTACGGCGGGCGCGACCGGACTCGTCTGGCGGCCGTGCGACGGATCACCGTTGGAGTGCAGCACCCTCAGCGTGCCGCTGGACTACCGGGAACCCAACGCGGCCAAGATCGACATCGCGGTGTCGCGCAAGAGATCGGCCGATCCGGCCGCCAGGCGGGGCGTGCTGCTGCTCAACCCGGGAGGTCCTGGCGCCAGCGGGCGCGGCATGCCGCTGCGGATCGGCGAGTGGGCGCCCATGGGCCTGACCGATGCCCACGACCTGATCGGTTTCGACCCGCGGGGAACCGGAAACAGCACACCGAACAGCTGCCGGCTCGACGACGGGCAGCTCGAACAGACCAAGATGCTCACGTACCCGGCGGACGGGGGCAGCGGCATCGCCGAGTCCGTCGCCTACGCGCGCGAGGTCGCCAAGCGGTGTTTCGAGCACGCTGTTGACCGGTTGCCGTACATCACCACGGCGAACACCGCGCGGGACATGGTTCGCATCCGCCTCGCGTTGGGAGAGCGGAAGATCTCGTACTTCGGCGTCTCGGGCGGGGCCTATCTCGGTGCGGTGTACACGACGATGTTCCCGCACCAGTCCGACAGGTTCGTGCTGGACAGCGTCGTGGATCCGCGTGGCGTCTGGCGTGGCCAGTGGCGCCACCGGGGCCCGTCCGGCGAGGAGAACTTCGACGACTTCGCCACGCGGGCCGCGCGACGGCACTCCACGTACGGTCTCGGCGCGACGCGGGAGGCGGTCAGCGACACGTACCTGACGTTGGCCGACAAGCTGGACACCCAGTCCGTCAAGGAGATGACCGGCAACGGGTTGCGCGGTTTCGCCCGGTACGGCCTGTACGGCACCGCCGACTACCCGCGGCCGGCCGAGGTGTTGCAAGCGGCGAGACCGGGCCTTTCACGAACTACTTGCTCCCCCAGGAGTTCGTGGCCACGTTCTTCGGTGTCGTGTGCGGCGACGCTCCGTACCCGCGCGACATCTCGCTGTACCAGACCCAGGTGCTGGCCGACCAGGCGAAGTACCCGGCGACCAACGGGATGCCGTCGAACATCCCGCCGTGCGCGTTCTGGCCCAAGCCGATCGAGCCGGCCGTCGAGATCACCGACCGTGGCCCGAGCAACGTGTTGCTGA
- a CDS encoding alpha/beta hydrolase, whose translation MLLTQNLRAALGSRARPVTADQAGHGTYLGTENECVDTIGTELLVNGKLPATDVQCGPAAGTSAEAAGKPRQRQLPF comes from the coding sequence GTGTTGCTGACGCAGAACCTGCGGGCGGCGCTGGGAAGCCGGGCGAGGCCGGTCACCGCCGACCAGGCTGGGCACGGCACGTACCTGGGGACCGAGAACGAGTGCGTGGACACCATCGGCACGGAGTTGCTGGTCAACGGCAAGCTCCCGGCCACCGACGTCCAGTGCGGTCCCGCCGCTGGGACGTCGGCCGAGGCGGCGGGGAAGCCGCGGCAGCGGCAGCTCCCCTTCTGA